From the Sinorhizobium garamanticum genome, one window contains:
- a CDS encoding c-type cytochrome, which translates to MTTRSKFRLPLRRFAILGGIAIAAVVPGSTSAHKDPVTPELLKAYEAVFMEQVRKGDLLFHGDQRTAEEMGVADDLSKTGMACAMCHPMASDTHPQSFPKFQAQMAKFATLRDMINWCIEKPNQGVKIDPESEAMKALEAYITWSNTGSVLQPGKF; encoded by the coding sequence ATGACAACCCGCTCGAAGTTCCGCTTGCCATTGCGGCGTTTCGCCATACTTGGGGGGATCGCCATCGCCGCCGTCGTCCCAGGATCGACAAGCGCCCACAAGGATCCGGTGACGCCGGAGCTGTTGAAGGCCTACGAGGCAGTATTCATGGAACAGGTGAGGAAGGGTGACCTTCTCTTCCATGGTGACCAGAGGACGGCCGAGGAGATGGGCGTCGCCGACGACCTTTCGAAAACCGGCATGGCCTGCGCGATGTGCCATCCGATGGCGTCGGACACGCATCCACAATCCTTCCCGAAATTCCAGGCGCAGATGGCCAAGTTCGCGACCCTGCGCGACATGATCAACTGGTGCATCGAGAAGCCGAACCAGGGCGTGAAGATCGATCCGGAATCGGAGGCGATGAAGGCACTTGAAGCGTACATCACCTGGTCGAACACCGGCTCGGTGCTGCAGCCGGGCAAATTCTAA